In Halogeometricum sp. S1BR25-6, a single genomic region encodes these proteins:
- a CDS encoding CBS domain-containing protein, with translation MELPTPHDLRERRKELDLTQSTLAEMAGVSQPLIARIEGGDVDPRLSTLRRIVNALDEAEGSVVRADDLMNTTVVSVSPDDSVRTARDRMLDEGFSQLPVIRDGRPVGIISNGDIRRVGDDDVGDLPVAEVMREAVTTVEPAATLEEIDSSLDHHSAVLVVEGGQTVGIVTEADVAARL, from the coding sequence ATGGAACTGCCGACCCCGCACGACCTGCGCGAACGGCGGAAGGAACTCGACCTCACGCAGAGCACGCTCGCCGAGATGGCGGGCGTCTCCCAGCCCCTCATCGCCCGCATCGAGGGGGGCGACGTCGACCCGCGCCTCTCGACCCTCCGGCGCATCGTCAACGCTCTCGACGAGGCCGAGGGAAGCGTCGTCCGGGCCGACGACCTGATGAACACGACCGTCGTGAGCGTCTCGCCCGACGATTCCGTCCGGACGGCCCGCGACCGGATGCTCGACGAGGGGTTCTCCCAACTGCCGGTCATCCGCGACGGCCGTCCGGTCGGCATCATCTCGAACGGCGACATCCGCCGCGTCGGCGACGACGACGTGGGTGACCTCCCCGTCGCCGAGGTGATGCGCGAGGCGGTCACGACGGTCGAACCGGCCGCCACGCTGGAGGAAATAGACTCCTCGCTGGACCACCACTCGGCCGTTCTCGTCGTCGAAGGGGGGCAGACCGTCGGCATCGTCACCGAGGCCGACGTGGCCGCGCGGCTCTGA
- a CDS encoding DUF555 domain-containing protein has product MSNYLVAMEAAWLVRDVEDIDDAIGVAVSEAGKRLNDKDKEYVEVEVGVTGCPACGEPFDSAFIAADTALVGLLLEIDVFNADGEKHASRIAKSEVGGALRDVPLSVIDVVETEGDEEEEAEA; this is encoded by the coding sequence ATGAGCAACTATCTCGTCGCCATGGAGGCCGCGTGGCTGGTCCGCGACGTCGAGGACATCGACGACGCCATCGGCGTCGCCGTCAGCGAGGCGGGCAAGCGACTGAACGACAAAGACAAGGAGTACGTCGAGGTGGAAGTCGGCGTGACAGGCTGTCCCGCCTGCGGGGAGCCGTTCGACTCGGCGTTCATCGCCGCCGACACGGCGCTGGTGGGGCTACTTCTGGAAATCGACGTGTTCAACGCCGACGGCGAGAAGCACGCCTCCCGCATCGCCAAGAGCGAAGTCGGCGGCGCCCTCCGCGACGTCCCCCTCTCGGTCATCGACGTCGTCGAGACGGAGGGTGACGAGGAGGAAGAAGCCGAAGCGTAG
- the psmB gene encoding archaeal proteasome endopeptidase complex subunit beta: protein MRTPTNDDASGRLDPLNGDHSGVFAPELGEFPNADERAGESAPQETKTGTTTVGLKTEDGVVLATDMRASLGYMVSSKDVQKVEEIHPTGALTIAGSVSAAQSLIRSIRAEVRLYESRRGENMSMTALSTLLGNFLRSGAFYVVQPILGGVDEDGPHIYSIDPAGSILEEEYTVTGSGSQYALGVLEQEYGDSLSIDEAKTVAARAVKSAVERDLASGNGINICVVTEDGVEITQHKEFEGLL, encoded by the coding sequence ATGCGTACTCCCACGAACGACGATGCCTCCGGCCGCCTCGACCCCTTGAACGGCGACCACTCGGGCGTGTTCGCCCCCGAACTCGGCGAGTTCCCGAACGCCGATGAACGCGCGGGCGAGTCGGCACCGCAGGAGACGAAGACGGGAACGACGACGGTCGGTCTCAAGACCGAAGACGGCGTCGTCCTCGCGACGGACATGCGGGCCAGTCTCGGCTACATGGTCTCTTCGAAGGACGTCCAGAAGGTCGAAGAGATTCACCCGACGGGCGCGCTCACCATCGCGGGGTCGGTCTCCGCCGCCCAGTCGCTCATCCGTTCCATCCGCGCTGAGGTCCGTCTGTACGAGTCCCGTCGCGGCGAGAACATGAGCATGACCGCGCTGTCGACGCTCCTCGGTAACTTCCTCCGCTCGGGCGCGTTCTACGTCGTCCAACCCATCCTCGGCGGCGTCGACGAGGACGGCCCCCACATCTACAGCATCGACCCCGCCGGCTCCATCCTCGAAGAGGAGTACACGGTCACCGGGTCCGGCAGCCAGTACGCCCTCGGTGTGCTCGAACAGGAGTACGGCGACTCGCTGTCCATCGACGAGGCGAAGACCGTCGCCGCCCGCGCCGTCAAGAGCGCCGTCGAACGCGACCTGGCCTCCGGCAACGGCATCAACATCTGCGTCGTCACCGAGGACGGCGTCGAGATAACCCAGCACAAGGAGTTCGAGGGTCTCCTCTAA
- the ligA gene encoding ATP-dependent DNA ligase LigA, with protein MQFAEFAARASEMEAEPADLATVALVRDLFRESGEELDTVARFVQGRVFPAWDTTTLDIGPRLLREALARAAERNVTADDVEERLAEEGEIGAVAAGYDFGGQRGLAAFGSGGDGDESDDLTVREVDETLRELAAATGAGSEDRKLNTLFGLFNRANPEEAKFLARLVLGEMRIGVGEGAVRDAIAEAFLADEEEEDESEREKGGGRADCEEDGDGESEPEPEPTVRATDEHLAAVERALQVSNDYGMVAVMARELGIEGLGAVRLDVGRPVQAMLAQAGTVTDALDEWGAVAVERKFDGARVQVHVDGGTDEGGANDEDDGDDVSVSVFSRNMDDVTDALPEIAEFAAEHVEAPAILDGEVVAVDDDGSPRPFQEVLRRFRRKHDVDRMREEVELELHAFDCLHADGEDLLDAPVTERHARLVEILPEDAVSDLLVTDDEEEIAAFEADSLDAGHEGIMLKNPDSTYSPGDRGKNWLKRKPDVETVDLAVTGAEWGEGRRANHLGTFLLSARRSGGDGDGSDSEYVTIGKVATGITDEKLAELSELLEPEIASEDGQTVELNPSVVFEVGYEEIQRSPTYSSGYALRFPRFVAVRADKDAADADSLERIERLAESQ; from the coding sequence ATGCAGTTCGCCGAGTTCGCCGCGCGCGCGTCGGAGATGGAGGCCGAACCCGCGGACCTCGCCACCGTCGCTCTGGTCCGCGACCTGTTCCGCGAGAGCGGCGAGGAGTTGGACACCGTCGCCCGATTCGTGCAGGGTCGCGTCTTCCCGGCGTGGGACACCACGACGCTCGATATCGGGCCGCGTCTCCTCCGGGAGGCGCTCGCTCGCGCCGCCGAGCGAAACGTCACCGCCGACGACGTCGAGGAGCGACTCGCCGAGGAGGGTGAGATAGGCGCCGTCGCCGCCGGCTACGACTTCGGCGGCCAGCGGGGGCTGGCGGCGTTCGGGAGCGGGGGCGACGGGGACGAGAGCGACGACCTGACCGTTCGCGAGGTGGACGAGACGCTCCGCGAACTCGCCGCCGCGACCGGGGCCGGCAGCGAGGACCGCAAGCTCAACACCCTTTTCGGCCTGTTCAACCGGGCGAATCCGGAGGAGGCGAAGTTCCTCGCCCGCCTCGTCCTCGGAGAGATGCGAATCGGCGTCGGCGAGGGCGCCGTCCGCGACGCGATAGCCGAGGCGTTCCTCGCCGACGAGGAGGAGGAAGACGAGTCCGAACGGGAGAAGGGAGGTGGGAGAGCCGATTGCGAAGAAGACGGGGACGGAGAGAGCGAACCCGAACCCGAACCCACCGTCCGCGCAACCGACGAGCACCTCGCGGCCGTCGAACGCGCCCTGCAGGTGTCGAACGACTACGGCATGGTCGCCGTCATGGCCCGCGAACTCGGTATCGAGGGTCTCGGCGCGGTCCGCCTCGACGTCGGGCGCCCCGTGCAGGCGATGCTGGCGCAGGCGGGCACCGTCACCGACGCCCTCGACGAGTGGGGGGCGGTCGCGGTCGAACGGAAGTTCGACGGCGCCCGCGTGCAGGTGCACGTCGACGGCGGGACGGACGAGGGCGGGGCGAACGACGAGGACGACGGAGACGACGTCTCGGTGTCGGTGTTCTCGCGAAACATGGACGACGTGACGGACGCGCTCCCCGAAATCGCGGAGTTCGCTGCCGAACACGTCGAGGCGCCGGCCATCCTCGACGGCGAAGTCGTCGCCGTCGACGACGACGGGTCGCCGCGCCCCTTCCAAGAGGTGCTGCGGCGCTTCCGCCGCAAGCACGACGTCGACCGGATGCGCGAGGAGGTCGAACTCGAACTCCACGCGTTCGACTGCCTGCACGCCGACGGTGAGGACCTGCTCGACGCGCCGGTCACCGAACGGCACGCCCGCCTCGTCGAGATACTACCCGAAGACGCCGTCTCGGACCTCCTCGTCACCGACGACGAGGAGGAGATAGCCGCCTTCGAGGCGGATTCCCTCGACGCCGGTCACGAGGGTATCATGCTGAAGAATCCCGACTCGACCTACTCGCCCGGCGACCGGGGGAAGAACTGGCTGAAGCGCAAGCCCGACGTAGAGACGGTCGACCTCGCGGTGACCGGCGCGGAGTGGGGCGAGGGCCGCCGCGCGAACCATCTCGGGACGTTCCTGCTGTCGGCCCGGCGGAGCGGGGGAGACGGAGACGGGAGCGACAGCGAGTACGTTACCATCGGGAAGGTCGCCACCGGCATCACCGACGAGAAACTGGCCGAACTCTCCGAACTGCTCGAACCGGAGATAGCGAGCGAAGACGGTCAAACGGTCGAACTGAACCCCTCGGTCGTCTTCGAGGTGGGGTACGAGGAGATACAGCGCTCGCCGACATACTCCTCGGGGTACGCGCTCCGGTTCCCGCGGTTCGTCGCGGTCCGGGCGGACAAAGACGCCGCGGACGCCGACTCCTTGGAGCGAATCGAGCGGTTGGCCGAGTCGCAGTAA
- a CDS encoding sugar phosphate isomerase/epimerase family protein: protein MKLAFSTNAYTNYTLPEAVRRIADHGYAGVELLGDTPHAYFPEFDSDDEAALADALDETGIAVSNVNANTAMGYYGDAPETAFFEPSVINPDPDLRAWRVEYTKRAVDLAEATGAPAVCLASGSPLPGTLPEAAYEHLLSSLDEILDYAEPRGVDVGIEFEPELLVECTDEALELVDDVGREGFGINLDLGHSAVYGEQLRDTIEKAAGHITGVHLEDIAGGVRGKHYHLVPGDGDLDFAEAFDALDDIGYDGFVTLELYTYPDRPDEAARRAFEALERYV, encoded by the coding sequence ATGAAACTGGCATTCTCCACCAACGCGTACACGAACTACACGCTCCCCGAGGCCGTGCGTCGCATCGCCGACCACGGTTACGCGGGAGTCGAACTGCTCGGCGATACGCCGCACGCGTACTTCCCCGAGTTCGATTCCGACGACGAGGCCGCACTCGCCGACGCTCTCGACGAGACGGGCATCGCCGTCTCGAACGTCAACGCGAACACCGCGATGGGGTATTACGGGGACGCGCCCGAGACGGCCTTCTTCGAACCGAGCGTCATCAACCCCGACCCGGACCTGCGCGCGTGGCGCGTCGAGTACACGAAGCGGGCCGTCGACCTCGCCGAGGCCACGGGCGCGCCGGCGGTCTGTCTCGCCTCGGGTTCCCCTCTGCCGGGGACGCTACCCGAGGCGGCGTACGAACACCTGCTCTCGTCGCTGGACGAGATTCTCGACTACGCCGAACCGCGCGGCGTCGACGTCGGCATCGAGTTCGAACCCGAACTCCTCGTCGAGTGCACGGACGAGGCGCTCGAACTCGTCGACGACGTGGGTCGAGAGGGGTTCGGCATCAATCTCGACCTCGGTCACTCGGCCGTTTACGGCGAACAACTGCGCGACACGATAGAGAAGGCGGCGGGACACATCACCGGCGTCCACCTCGAAGACATCGCCGGCGGCGTCCGCGGGAAGCACTACCACCTCGTCCCCGGCGACGGCGACTTGGACTTCGCCGAGGCGTTCGACGCCCTCGACGATATCGGCTACGACGGCTTCGTCACCCTAGAACTGTACACCTACCCGGACCGACCGGACGAGGCCGCGAGACGGGCATTCGAAGCGCTCGAACGCTACGTGTAA
- a CDS encoding UbiA family prenyltransferase translates to MAAGVGDAFGFERVRRVATDYAELVRLPNLFTAPPDVLAGAALAVALGAPASLPTIAGLCVASACVYAAGTTLNDAADVAEDERERPERPIPSGRIGRGSALVFGGALLLAGVGVAAATGGALPGLVAAALALTVVLYDGLLKGGPAGFLAMGAARGLNVCLGLAVAGAAAFDAVALLFPIGVVVYVAAFTRMAESETGGGEGSEVAVAAAGATFAAMVVPVVATVLGTPTLGLAATVLAACFLAWDWHALGPAMADPVPSKVGPAVGTCVLGIVLLDGAVAVVAGPWFAVAAAAFAVPTHVLSERFDMS, encoded by the coding sequence ATGGCCGCGGGCGTCGGCGACGCGTTCGGGTTCGAGCGGGTTCGACGAGTGGCGACGGACTACGCCGAACTCGTCCGACTGCCGAACCTGTTCACCGCGCCGCCCGACGTGCTCGCCGGCGCCGCCCTCGCCGTCGCCCTCGGAGCGCCGGCCTCGCTCCCGACAATCGCCGGTCTCTGCGTCGCCTCCGCGTGCGTCTACGCCGCGGGGACGACGCTGAACGACGCGGCCGACGTCGCCGAGGACGAACGAGAGCGCCCCGAGCGGCCGATTCCCTCCGGTCGAATCGGTCGAGGGAGCGCGCTCGTCTTCGGCGGGGCGCTCCTCCTCGCCGGCGTCGGCGTCGCCGCGGCGACCGGGGGCGCGCTCCCCGGACTGGTCGCGGCGGCCCTCGCCCTCACCGTCGTCCTCTACGACGGCCTGCTGAAGGGCGGTCCGGCCGGCTTCCTCGCTATGGGCGCCGCCCGCGGACTGAACGTCTGCCTCGGCCTCGCCGTCGCCGGCGCCGCCGCCTTCGACGCCGTCGCGCTGTTGTTTCCGATCGGGGTCGTCGTCTACGTGGCGGCGTTCACCCGGATGGCGGAGTCGGAGACGGGCGGCGGCGAGGGGTCCGAAGTCGCCGTCGCCGCCGCGGGCGCGACGTTCGCGGCGATGGTCGTTCCCGTCGTCGCCACTGTCCTCGGAACGCCGACCCTCGGACTCGCCGCCACCGTCCTCGCCGCGTGTTTCCTCGCGTGGGACTGGCACGCGCTCGGTCCGGCGATGGCCGACCCCGTCCCCTCGAAGGTCGGACCGGCCGTCGGCACCTGCGTCCTCGGCATCGTCCTCCTCGACGGCGCCGTCGCCGTCGTCGCCGGGCCGTGGTTCGCCGTCGCCGCCGCGGCGTTCGCGGTTCCGACGCACGTGCTCTCCGAACGCTTCGACATGAGCTGA
- a CDS encoding sugar phosphate isomerase/epimerase family protein — protein MSLQFGFSMNAFREYSTVGAIEAVADAGYDGIELLFDEPFLYPPTATGEEYDEVESALDTNDIAISNCNAFMLTAIEDFHHPSFIEPDEDYRRRRVDYTLDTIDAAAELGCDRISIEPGGPVPEEKSREWAMDTFVEGLDELAERAERKGVDVMVEPEPDLLIETSDEYLDLMDRVDSERITCNFDAGHLFCMGEDPAELVETLAPYTRHYHLEDIPEDRSHEHTQLGDGAMDIDGFLQAVEDSGYDGYVTVELYPYQETAAETAQGAMDYLRERGWA, from the coding sequence ATGTCGCTCCAGTTCGGTTTCTCGATGAACGCCTTCCGGGAGTACTCGACGGTCGGCGCCATCGAGGCCGTCGCCGACGCCGGGTACGACGGCATCGAACTGCTGTTCGACGAACCGTTCCTCTACCCGCCGACGGCGACGGGCGAGGAGTACGACGAGGTGGAGTCGGCTCTCGACACGAACGACATCGCCATCAGCAACTGCAACGCGTTCATGCTGACGGCCATCGAGGACTTCCACCACCCCTCGTTTATCGAACCCGACGAGGACTACCGCCGCCGCCGCGTCGACTACACGCTCGACACCATCGACGCCGCCGCGGAACTCGGCTGCGACCGCATCTCCATCGAACCCGGCGGACCCGTCCCCGAAGAGAAGTCCCGCGAGTGGGCGATGGACACGTTCGTCGAGGGTCTGGACGAACTCGCCGAGCGAGCGGAACGGAAGGGCGTCGACGTGATGGTCGAACCCGAACCCGACCTGCTTATCGAGACTTCTGACGAATACCTCGACCTGATGGACCGCGTCGACTCCGAGCGCATCACCTGCAATTTCGACGCCGGTCACCTGTTCTGCATGGGCGAGGACCCCGCGGAACTGGTCGAGACGCTCGCCCCCTACACGCGCCACTATCACCTCGAGGACATCCCCGAGGACCGCTCGCACGAGCACACCCAACTCGGCGACGGCGCGATGGACATCGATGGCTTCCTGCAGGCGGTCGAGGACTCCGGCTACGACGGCTACGTCACGGTCGAACTCTACCCGTACCAGGAGACGGCCGCCGAGACGGCACAGGGCGCCATGGACTACCTCCGCGAACGCGGGTGGGCCTGA
- a CDS encoding TatD family hydrolase, producing MRLIDSHAHMTSRTTDDYREMRRSGIECVIEPSFWSGSDKLYPESFFDYFEHIHDFETERAERIAGMDHYITVSINPKEAVDREMSEAVIDRLPEYLERDRVVGVGEIGFNLQTDEEEWAFREQLRVAEEHEAPVIIHLPHEEKPKGAVRTVDIIEEMDVTQERIIIDHNEPATMETTAATDCWLGFTLYPGKISIEEVMPLLEEYGTDRRIINSSADWDDSDPLAVPKARDAMIDAGWDRSEVRKLLFENPLEFFAQSESFDYAREVAAESSTAASAVEAAETGSGGE from the coding sequence ATGCGTCTCATCGACTCTCACGCTCACATGACGTCGCGCACGACGGACGACTACCGCGAGATGCGGCGGTCGGGCATCGAGTGCGTTATCGAACCCTCGTTCTGGTCGGGGTCGGACAAACTCTACCCCGAATCGTTTTTCGATTACTTCGAGCACATCCACGACTTCGAGACCGAACGCGCCGAGCGCATCGCCGGGATGGACCACTACATCACCGTCTCCATCAACCCGAAGGAGGCGGTCGACCGCGAGATGTCTGAGGCGGTCATCGACCGACTGCCCGAGTACCTCGAACGCGACCGGGTGGTCGGCGTCGGCGAGATCGGGTTCAACCTCCAGACCGACGAGGAGGAGTGGGCGTTCCGCGAACAACTCCGCGTCGCCGAGGAGCACGAGGCGCCCGTCATCATCCACCTCCCCCACGAGGAGAAACCGAAGGGCGCGGTTCGCACCGTCGACATCATCGAGGAGATGGACGTCACGCAGGAGCGCATCATCATCGACCACAACGAACCCGCCACGATGGAGACGACCGCCGCCACCGACTGCTGGCTCGGCTTCACGCTCTACCCCGGCAAGATATCCATCGAGGAGGTGATGCCCCTGCTGGAGGAGTACGGCACCGACAGGCGCATCATCAACTCCTCGGCCGACTGGGACGACTCGGACCCCCTCGCGGTTCCGAAGGCCCGCGACGCGATGATAGACGCCGGCTGGGACCGAAGCGAGGTCCGGAAACTCCTCTTCGAGAACCCCTTGGAGTTCTTCGCTCAGTCCGAGAGTTTCGACTACGCGCGGGAGGTAGCCGCCGAGTCGTCGACGGCCGCGTCGGCCGTCGAAGCGGCCGAGACCGGGTCGGGGGGCGAGTAG
- a CDS encoding inositol-3-phosphate synthase, which produces MTRTRTGVWFVGARGNVAATAISGARGIARGTTDDTGMVTAREPCTRLDLPPVDGFVFSGHDIAERPLLHAATDLADSGIVDRATLEAVADDLREIDERIETGTARNCGSAVSLADGDTLDSDHGVSGVVEQIRADYAAFAEEHDVDRLVVVNLASSEPPMRDPERYDTLDAFEAALEADDADLPASSLYAYAALVDGHPYVNFTPSTGSELGGLRELADRENVPHVGRDAKTGETLLKTALGPMFAGRNLNVMSWDGFNILGNGDGKVLDDDDNKAGKLQSKGGVLSEVLGSDAHNRVRIDYTPSLGDWKTAWDHVHFEGFMNTKMTLQFTWQGADSALAAPLVLDLVRLVSYADEHGEGGTQTHLASFFKEPMDVDEHDLSRQFAMLESYVEAHRDDAAAESTDPVRTDGGGDEAAGTGAGTNANSDADTVREAER; this is translated from the coding sequence ATGACGCGAACGCGAACGGGCGTCTGGTTCGTCGGCGCCCGCGGCAACGTCGCCGCCACGGCTATCTCCGGGGCGCGCGGAATCGCCCGCGGGACGACCGACGACACCGGCATGGTCACGGCCCGCGAACCCTGCACCCGGCTGGATTTGCCGCCGGTCGACGGGTTCGTCTTCTCCGGCCACGACATCGCCGAACGCCCCCTTCTCCACGCCGCGACCGACCTCGCCGACTCGGGCATCGTCGACCGGGCGACGCTCGAAGCCGTCGCCGACGACCTGCGCGAGATAGACGAGCGCATCGAGACGGGCACCGCGCGGAACTGCGGCAGCGCCGTCTCGCTCGCCGACGGCGACACACTCGACAGCGACCACGGCGTGAGCGGAGTAGTCGAACAGATTCGCGCGGACTACGCGGCGTTCGCAGAGGAACACGACGTGGACCGACTGGTCGTCGTCAACCTCGCCTCCTCGGAACCGCCGATGAGAGACCCCGAGCGGTACGACACGCTGGACGCCTTCGAGGCGGCCCTCGAAGCGGACGACGCGGACCTCCCGGCGAGTTCGCTGTACGCCTACGCGGCCCTCGTCGACGGCCACCCGTACGTCAACTTCACACCCTCGACGGGGAGCGAACTCGGCGGCCTGCGCGAGTTGGCCGACCGCGAGAACGTCCCGCACGTCGGTCGCGACGCCAAGACCGGCGAGACCCTGCTGAAGACGGCGCTCGGGCCGATGTTCGCCGGGCGCAACCTCAACGTCATGTCGTGGGATGGCTTCAACATCCTCGGCAACGGCGACGGCAAGGTGCTCGACGACGACGACAACAAGGCCGGCAAGCTACAGAGCAAGGGCGGCGTGCTCTCGGAAGTGCTCGGGTCGGACGCCCACAACCGCGTCCGCATCGACTACACCCCCTCGCTCGGCGACTGGAAGACGGCGTGGGACCACGTCCACTTCGAGGGGTTCATGAACACGAAGATGACCCTCCAGTTCACCTGGCAGGGCGCGGACTCCGCCCTCGCCGCCCCTCTCGTGTTGGACCTCGTCCGCCTCGTCTCCTACGCCGACGAGCACGGGGAAGGCGGAACGCAGACGCACCTCGCGTCGTTCTTCAAAGAGCCGATGGACGTGGACGAACACGACCTCTCCCGGCAGTTCGCCATGCTTGAATCCTACGTCGAAGCGCACCGTGACGACGCCGCGGCGGAGTCGACCGACCCGGTCCGGACTGACGGCGGCGGGGACGAAGCCGCCGGTACCGGCGCCGGCACGAACGCAAATTCGGACGCAGACACAGTCAGGGAGGCGGAACGGTGA